A genomic region of Mycobacterium sp. Aquia_213 contains the following coding sequences:
- a CDS encoding ATPase — translation MTADAERYVVTRTIASRPEQIFAVLADPVRHQNTEPGDWVRDAKDAAPISGTGQIFAMNMYLEQAGGHYMTYNLVNVFDEDHAIGWMPGVLDDTGNHTPGGWSWRYDLAPNADGTDVTLTYDWSGTTQDFRERVGAMPIFPADYLAASLATLERYVAN, via the coding sequence ATGACCGCCGACGCCGAACGCTACGTCGTCACACGCACCATCGCCTCCAGGCCGGAACAGATCTTCGCCGTTCTTGCCGATCCCGTTCGCCACCAGAACACCGAGCCCGGCGACTGGGTGCGCGACGCGAAGGATGCGGCACCCATTAGCGGCACCGGACAGATCTTCGCGATGAACATGTACCTCGAGCAGGCCGGCGGGCACTACATGACCTACAACCTCGTGAACGTATTCGACGAAGACCATGCCATCGGGTGGATGCCGGGCGTGCTTGATGACACCGGCAACCACACCCCCGGCGGTTGGTCGTGGCGGTACGACCTCGCTCCAAACGCCGACGGCACGGACGTCACGCTCACCTATGACTGGAGCGGTACGACGCAGGATTTCCGCGAGCGGGTCGGCGCGATGCCCATCTTTCCGGCGGACTACCTCGCCGCGTCGCTGGCGACATTAGAGCGATACGTCGCGAATTAG